Part of the Cyprinus carpio isolate SPL01 chromosome A12, ASM1834038v1, whole genome shotgun sequence genome, aatttgtttttatattatatattttattataattattataaattataaacacaataataatttaCCTCAAAGGGAATTCATGAACGATATCTGATTCATTTTTCATATGCCGTTagcatatataatatactataatatacatttagcagatgcttttttccaAGGCAACTTACATTTCTTTATGTTTATataccagtatgtgtgtttcctgggaattgaacctacAATTTTTTGCGCTGCTGCTAACcgatgctctaccactgagccacaggacacatttttttcattactgTATATTGAATTGAACGATTCTTTATTCCCTGGGAATAAAGAATTTAACTGCTCTGctttagattttttgttgttgttgttgtttgaatgatttttaatagaGATTGTGTTCTTGgtaacagcactgtaaaaaaaatttttctcatGTAACCTAAAATGTGCATCATTCAGTTtcatcaagggtcaaatcaaatataaatagcacattacagttaaaagttacacactttgtgtgtggggggggggggggggcattgcCCTTATAAAGGAATCAAGACAATACTTTACCAGTGGTTGTGATTGGTGGAGTAATGGATTCTATGGGTGGGattgtctctgttgttgtagacaCTGATGGGATGGACTGGTTTGAGGCTTCTGGTACtaagaacattttttatattaatatcaatacattttaaacaaaacctaGAAATATAAATGGCTATTGACAATAACATATGAGTAAATACTTACCTATACAGAAAGCTGAGCAAAACATTGGCTTGACAAACTCATAAACATAGTAATTTCCAGGACAGGCTTTGACTCTTATAGGGTGGGATGTGTAAGTACAGCAGCCATACCATGCAGAAGCACAGACCTGACGGGTGACCACTCCATCTTCCAGCTGTGGGTGAGGGCTTGTGAGCCACAGTGGGTATTGCGTCCCACACATGCCTTGATTTACACATGATTCTGGCATCTGGGAATTTTGACCATTGTAGAACATCCTGTACCAGCCATTCCACTCCACATTATAATCACACATGTTATGGTAGTAATTGTTATTATAGTAAGGGTTGTTTGTGGCTCTCCAAGGCTCATCCAGACTTGTGTAGCTGTAGCAGGGATCAACACTCGGGGTTGTGAAAGGTACTGTTAAAAAAAGATGTATTACATACTGCATATTAAAACTATTCaagataataatatgaaaaccTCAATATAagcatcaattaaaaataatgaatgaacatACCTGCACAATATACAGGAGCTGGAATTGAAAGAGGTGGTCTGGTAAATTTGTAGACATAATAATTTCCTGGACAAGCTTTAACTTGGATTGAATCAGATCTGTAGTGACTGCACTGATCAAAATAAGAACCATAAATTTCACGTGTAGCAACTCCATCTTCTAGTCGAGGGTGAGAGCCACCAAGCCACAGAGAACTAAAACCTCCACATGACATGTAAGACATACACCACTCAGGCATCTGAGCACTTGATCCATTAATGAAGAGTCGATACCAGCCATCCCATTCTATACTAGTGTCATCATGATCAGAGATGTATCCATACGTAGACCAGTAATTGAGTGTGCTTCTCCAGTGGTTGTTGAGTACATTGTAGCTTTCACACGGGTCATAATCTGTTATTGAGATATCAAAACAAGCAAGTTACCATATATTTCAATGAGGAGCTTCACAAGTGCAAATCTCAACCAGTAAATATAGTCAACATCATGAGACTCTTAATTCATTCACAGCATGACAGTGTAATAGTGAAGCTACAAGTTCATGCATAAAAGATGCCACTTTCATTGCAAAATAAGATTTAGATTAGGGAACATGTTCTGTATTGacttaactaagagttttccctcaataaactcctaattgtTTCTTATTGATAGTGAGTAaggtaaggtagttgttgtagtagttatgttaAGGTATAGGGTAGGGTTAAGGGGTCTAGaaaatggtcatgcagaataggACATTAATATGTAccttataattactaataaacagccaatatgctagtaatatgcatgctaataaccAACTAGCTAATAGTGTTCACGTATAGTGTTCAAAAATCTCAAGTGTTAccatgaacacattttaaaaatgaaatattttatataacttacTCAAGATGATGCTGGTTCCAGTGACTATATCTGGGCTTACAGTAGAAGCCGCCTGTGAAATAGTGCTGACATCTACAAAGACATGTCAAGACATGACTGAGATCATTTAAAAAGTTAGAAAAGACTTTGTAAAGTGGTAAAAAGCAAGGTACCTGTGCAGTATCCTGAACACCCGAATTGTGGATTCACAAGTTCATAGACATAGTAATTTCCTGGACACGCTTTCACTCTGATGGGTTTTGTCTTGTAATCACAGCAGCCACtccaataattacaaaaaacccCCCTAACAACAACCCAACCCCCAACCTAAGGTTAAGaacatttaaccaaaaaattaatgtttacatTACAGCTGTACCAACTAACACAGGTCTCTGGCATCTGGATGTTCATTCCATAGTAGAAAAGCCGGTACCAGCCATTCCAGGAGAAACGTTCATCACAAACGTTATCTCCACTTTCATTGTTGGCTCTCCAGGGACGATCCAGAGACTCATAGTTGTAGCAGGGATCACTGCTGATGCTGCTGAAAGCAACTGTCATGGAGTTCGGAAAAGTActgttaaaatactgtatttactgtacattgaaGGCAATTTAGAGTATTACATTGTAAAACATAATGGCTTTATTTCATGAGGATAGGTCAGTAATGAAGAGATATCCATTATGAAGTAACTTATtgattttgtttatcattttaatgcaAGAAACGCTTACAGTTGAAACTTAAGTTTTAATGTTGAGATTTGAGGAACTGTGTCACAACTAACATGAGAGCTACAGTTAGTGAAGTGCTATGAGAGTGTGGGGAGAATTACAATGTAGCTTACAGAATGTTAATTTACTCTTGATGCtggcatttaaaacaaaaaaatcacaaaagagaGTTTCACCTGCACAGTATGTAGGTCCAGGGGCTGATTTGTTGGGTTTGGTAAATTCATAGACATAATAATCTCCTGGACAGGCTTTAACTTGGATAGACGTCGAATTGTAGGCTCCACACCGATTGGAATACCCCCACCCCACATAAGTTCCCAAAACTTCACGGGTCACCACTCCATCCTCAGGTGTTGGATGAGATCCACCGAGATACAGTCCAGTGTAACCACCACATCCCACATAACTCACACACCACTCAGACATCTGAGCACTTTCTCCATTCAAATACAGCCGATACCAGCCACTCCATTCAACAAGAGTGTCATCATGTCCAGTGCTTTGGCTTAGTCGTATGTCTCTCCAGTATTCATCAAGAGTGTTATAATCATAGCAGGGATCAGAGCTGGAAGTTGTAGGTTCTGAGAGAATAAAGTCAATGACATAAAAAAGGTCAATCCTGTGATGATACATACTCACTATGTGACAAACAGTCTTTATGACAAGAAGAGATACTGGAATAGTACACTAAGGAGGGATTATATAAACTGACTGCAACTTCAAcaaatttattagtttatatatatatataccactctCTCactaatttcagttcattttctatgaattgtgtttatatttgcTTCCACCTGTTCTAATGACacccttaaaaaaatgtaaatgtattgttgtTTATGGTGTGTTCAGATGTATATAATTCGTAACAActtatcattttctttaaaaaatgtgattacaGGTGcacctcaataaattagaatgttgtggaaaagttcatttatttcagtaattcagctcaaattgtgaaacccgtatattaaataaattcaatgcacacagactgaagtagtttaagtctttggttcttttaatcttgatgattttggctcacatttaacaaaaacccaccaattcacaaattagaacaaattagaatacttcataagaccaatatatatatatatatatatatatatatatatatatatatatatatatatatatatatatatatatatatatatatatatatatatatatatatatatatatatataaacatttttaatgaattgttggccttctggaaattatgttcatttactgtacatgtactcaatacttggtaggggctccttttccTTTAATTACTGACTCAATTCAGCGTGGAGGTGATcattttgtggcactgctgaggtggtgtggaaaCCCAGATTTCTTtcacagtggccttcagctcatctgcattttttggtctcttgttcctcattttcctcttgacaatagcccatagattctctctggggttcaggtctggtgagttcgctggccagtcaagcacaccaacaccatggtcatttaaccagcttttggtgcttttggcagtgtgggcaggtgccaaatcctgctggaaaatgaaatcagcatcttcaaaaagctggtcggcagaaggaagcatgaagtgctccaaaatttcttggtaaacgtgtGCAGTccctttggttttcaaaaaacacaatggaccatcaccagcagatgacattgcaccccaaatcatcacagactgtggaaacctaacactggacttcaagcaacttgagctatgagcttctccacccttcctccagactctaggaccttggtttccaaatgaaatacaaaacttgctctcatctgaggactttggaccactgggcaacagttcagttcttcttctccttagcccaggtaagactcctctgacgttgtctgtggttcaggagtggctaaaca contains:
- the LOC109095788 gene encoding LOW QUALITY PROTEIN: uncharacterized protein LOC109095788 (The sequence of the model RefSeq protein was modified relative to this genomic sequence to represent the inferred CDS: substituted 2 bases at 2 genomic stop codons); the protein is MKFLISLCVSLLLLINGEIINGQSTEPTTSSSDPCYDYNTLDEYWRDIRLSQSTGHDDTLVEWSGWYRLYLNGESAQMSEWCVSYVGCGGYTGLYLGGSHPTPEDGVVTREVLGTYVGWGYSNRCGAYNSTSIQVKACPGDYYVYEFTKPNKSAPGPTYCAVAFSSISSDPCYNYESLDRPWRANNESGDNVCDERFSWNGWYRLFYYGMNIQMPETCVSWYSCNVNINFLVKCSXPXVGGWVVVRGVFCNYWSGCCDYKTKPIRVKACPGNYYVYELVNPQFGCSGYCTDVSTISQAASTVSPDIVTGTSIILNYDPCESYNVLNNHWRSTLNYWSTYGYISDHDDTSIEWDGWYRLFINGSSAQMPEWCMSYMSCGGFSSLWLGGSHPRLEDGVATREIYGSYFDQCSHYRSDSIQVKACPGNYYVYKFTRPPLSIPAPVYCAVPFTTPSVDPCYSYTSLDEPWRATNNPYYNNNYYHNMCDYNVEWNGWYRMFYNGQNSQMPESCVNQGMCGTQYPLWLTSPHPQLEDGVVTRQVCASAWYGCCTYTSHPIRVKACPGNYYVYEFVKPMFCSAFCIVPEASNQSIPSVSTTTETIPPIESITPPITTTAPSVDPCYNYNVLDDLWRSTNNQHSSQIMCDTSVSWNGWYRLFIQGQSVQMPDTCVDMLSCGTHAPLWLNGGHPTVEDGVVTRDVCGHWSNNCCYFQSNPIKVKACPGGYYVYEFVRPSACSLAYCADARNINITSTTVMPETTTTTETTAETTLPVNRNPCSELNCSDDERCGMKNGVYGCLCKKDPHRQQQHHDSFDFSETCESSSGSMSVSRCQLFEAGFPADVLHLNDPSCKGMVQNGRVEFHFDNDEHICGTNLLANGTHFIYSNCILGTPRSEDLISREKILKLSFSCVYPQTQTLSMNVEINPLESIVHRTLPAGEGRYQVRMIPYEDDEFTRPFTGRVDAELDQKMNVEVRVEGVDSHQFALVMDTCWATPVNDPDYSLRWDLILTECPNPNDDTVELLQNGVSTSSGFSFRMFIFTANSTKLYLHCAVHLCLLSSNRCSTDCNSGHQRRERRSLDFHDSASISLGPLMLSEGNTDKWIPEQVKVSEASCLCGSLMLLLAPLMSFLILF